The sequence below is a genomic window from Ipomoea triloba cultivar NCNSP0323 chromosome 10, ASM357664v1.
aaccaattaaaccagtTGAAGccgaaaaaataataaaagaaaaatatgaaaagacaaaaatacccttactaaaaataagaacattcatgagaaggactaaaagtgtccaaaaaacaATAGTCTGGGATGGTAAATGTAAAAAATGAtagtttgggattaaatttggaattgtcaCCAAACACAAGGGAcctttggtggaattaactctattatattattatattattataatataagatAAGAAGAGTATGTATGGCGCGCGGCAACGaaatacatataaacaaattttgtgaaaataaaaaaagtaatgaCGTGTACTTTTCAGTGAATTGATGGGATATTCTCTTTAATGCTGAATTGTTATTATTCTTCAAATATGTAAATCAGCAACAGGCGTAATAAGATATATTTATAAGAGATttgtttttttcaatttgaCTCTAAAATGGgtaatatgtaattaaataaattttatacttaAATCTTACCCACATATAGGCCCTTGATTTTAAGGAATCTAGTTTATTTATGTGAATGATATAATTTTCCTACCTTTTAAATTTCTAAGAAAGTTCAGACTAACTTTTTTAACTACTTAATGTCTTCTTAAggtaaaagattaaaaaaaatattaaaaattgtcacATTAGGAGTGGGCGAAAATAAAAGGAGACTTTCGTAAAAACATTTagcattgatttaaaaaaaataaaaaataacttattataatagagttgatagtactaaaaaatgtaTGAAAATAACTagttaaaaaatgtaattttctcatttttagtTTTGTCCTAACATTTCTTATCTACCCAATTCTgtcaattattttcaaaaattgttcaatttaaATAATCATTACTTACATTAATCTAAGAGAAATTATATAAAAGGACCATGCTACGTGGAAAGATTATATTTGATTATCTTTTATtcatatttgattaaaaaatataatgcatttttttaacTTGTTAGGTCATCTAATAATTCATGATAactaataattcataaaaagGGTGAAAATTTTGTACTATTTAACTTTATCTTAAATGAACTTTAAGTGGGATTTACTGGTGCACAATATTGTAGGCTTCTTCCCTCAGGCCTCATCATTCAACAGGAAAAAAACTTATATTTACAAAAGTAATATGATGTTAAGTTGTTAACTTACAAAATGTAGCAGTGTCGAATGTTGGAGTTCCATCAACGAAATTTAGGGCTGCAGAGACGACAGTAGCTTCCATCCCTTCACCAATCATCATAACGTTGGACTTGGTTGCCTCAACCCTAACATTCTCATTGTAAACCCCTCGTTTAACATAGACCACGAACCTCTTAACGCAATTATCCGGCACGGCCTTAAGCGCATCGCATATTTTACTAAACTCTCCCGACCCATCTTTCGCCACCACAGCATCAATCTGCAAATTCCCGGTCGGAGTTCGAAGCCACTTCCTCTCCTTGGAATCCAGCCATCTTGGCATGCCACCAGAACCCAACTTCCGCGACTCTCTAATCAAGCCAATGCGGGAgtttgttagatataaatatttacTAAATAGAAACTGCTAAAAATCTAACCTCTTAGCAGCTGAAGTTGAAACAATATGGTGATCTTCAGTGTTGACTTTTGAACGATCGACCTGTAAAATAAGCAATACTATAATTATCCAAGATTCTAGTCAACTTATACCacataggccctgtttggtaaattgctgttggctgattgggttggttgtttgggttagaaggtatgatttgttaataacattggcagattgtagaaagttgtttagtaaaattagctgttagtaTTAGCTGTTTgatcaaataactaatagtggtcaaataagccaaaattagctgataggctaattatttattaaacaggACCATAAGgccttaatatataataatcgaACAGAGTTCACCATGGATTCTTCGAATGCACGTAGGATGGCCAAACTATTACTCGTCAACTTGGTTGATTTCTCCAGATTCTTCAAAACCTTACGCGTCAAAGTTGCGTCTTTGGCGTCGTCCATGGCGCTAACGCAGCTCTGCTGGTGAGTCCCGGCCGCAGTTAACCATATATTAAGATCGGCAAACGCATCGTGGATGTTGGCAGGTCTCCAAGAGTCAATTAGGCAAAGCGCCGCTATAGAGAATAGGTCGTGGCAGACCTGGATAGCCCTTAAAGACATGGCGTCAGAAATATTCTTGAATTCCTCCTGTAGTTGCAGGAAACCATCCGAGGCTCTGCTCACCTCCTCGCTCGCGACTTGCACAGATAACATGTACACCTCATGATGTCCCCGAGACATGGCGGCAATTGTAGCGAGGCTGTTGTAACACGAGTCAGGGTATGAAGTTGTGTTGCAGATAAGTTTGATGTCCACAGCGCCATCCCCAATGGCAACAAGGACTACAAACAGTACTAGTAGTTGTACCAATAGCAGAGTAGCATACTGAAGAAGAGAGGACATTATTGTAACGTGGATATCGACTGACAATTTTAACTGATGATCCAATATAGACCagcatatataaattaattaatggaagaaaatttaaaagatgGAAAGTTAACAATTTCATGTCTAGACGAGCACAAATTTTGGCATTTGAAAGCTAAAATGCTTAATATA
It includes:
- the LOC116033183 gene encoding probable pectinesterase/pectinesterase inhibitor 46, which produces MSSLLQYATLLLVQLLVLFVVLVAIGDGAVDIKLICNTTSYPDSCYNSLATIAAMSRGHHEVYMLSVQVASEEVSRASDGFLQLQEEFKNISDAMSLRAIQVCHDLFSIAALCLIDSWRPANIHDAFADLNIWLTAAGTHQQSCVSAMDDAKDATLTRKVLKNLEKSTKLTSNSLAILRAFEESMVDRSKVNTEDHHIVSTSAAKRESRKLGSGGMPRWLDSKERKWLRTPTGNLQIDAVVAKDGSGEFSKICDALKAVPDNCVKRFVVYVKRGVYNENVRVEATKSNVMMIGEGMEATVVSAALNFVDGTPTFDTATFCVFGAGFIARDMGFQNTAGAAKRQAIALMADGDRGVFYRCKFDGFQDTLLAHAYRQFFRQCHIYGTVDFIFGDAAAVFQDCNILPRRPLPGQQNIITAQGKTDSRGASGFSIQDCKLYPAENLAGATTFLGRPWKTYSTTVFIRTYMGSFIHPKGWVPFRGTMAPDSIYYAEFENQGPGAVTANRVQWKGLHLDISSAEANNFTANSLIGGGSWLPSTGVPFKSGL